ATCTTGTATCAAATCGCAACTACCCTAACCCATTTGTCTTAAAAACATTTCAGAAAGCTGAACTTAATTCGCTTAAAAGGTTTCGTGCAGAAGCAGAAACTTGGGTTTCCATCGGCATACACCCTAACATTGTAAAAGCACTGTTTGTTGATGAAATAAACGAACAACTTTTCATTGCAGCCGAATACATTGCACCTGATGAATATAATAGGAACACTATTACTGACTATTTAAAGCAAGGGGGAATATCAACACAAAATATTATTAAGTGGATTGCTCAATTCTGTTATGGAATGGATTACGCCATTTCAAAAGGACTTAAATCACATCGTGATATTAAACCCGACAACTTAATGGTTGACGAAGAAGGTAATCTGAAAATTACTGACTTCGGATTATCAAAATTTGATAACGAGTTTCACCAACTTAATCAAATCAAATTGCCAAAGGAAAACTTGTTCAATAAGATTAAGCAAGTATTTAAGAAACCTGAAGCAGAAGAACCCAAAGTTGGTTTGACTAATGCAGGTTCCTTTCTTGGAACAATATTATACGCTTCACCCGAACAAATTCTTGACTCTACCAAGGTTGATTTCCGTTCTGATATTTACAGTTTTGGCATTGTGCTATATCAGCTTTTAGGTGCATATCCTTATTCATTAAAAGGTAAAACTACGATTGAACATTATGCTATAATGCACTTGACAGAACCAGTTATTGAAATCAATCATCCCCTTTCAAGTATTGCTTACAAATGCCTTTCAAGAAATCCTAATGACCGTTACCAAACCTTTGGGGAAATGATTTTGGATTTGCAACGAGTAGCTACAAATTTGAAACTCAAAGTTCCTCAAAACAAAACTCAACCCGACAGTTCTTTAAGAGAATTATACATTCAAAGCTTATCCTTCATTTCGCTTGGAGACATTGACAAAGCAAAACAACTTATTAATAAATATCTTGAACAAGACAAGGAAGACAGTTCTGCCTGGAGTTTGAAAGGGAGAATTGAATATCAGTTAGGAAATATTGATGAAGGCATTAAGGCAACATTACTTTCATATAATCTTGAATCTTACAATTCCAAAACTTGTAACAACCTTGGTATATTTTATAAAGAACAAAATGATTTACTCAATGCAATACGTTATTTAACGGAAGCAATAGATATTGACCCGAACAATACAGGTGCATTGACAAACCTTGCAATTGCTTTTGAGGAAAAAGGAAATTTTTCGTTAGCATCAGATTTAATAGTAAGGGCAATTCAGTTAGCACCTGACAAAAAAACACTTCATTTTAATGCTGGCAATATTGCGGCAGGGGTTTCAAGGCAAAGACATTTTGAAAAAGCAATTAACATTCTTGAGCTTTTAATAAAAGTTGACAAGGACAACACAAACAACTGGTTCAACCTTGCATCCAACTATTGGCTGACAGACCAGAAAGAAAAAGCAATTAAATGTTTTAAAGTTGTTGAGCAACGACTACCTGACGATGAGCAGACACTTGTTTCGCTTGTCAAACTCAATGGAGAACTTGGCAATTACAGTGAAGCCATTTCATATTGCGAGAAACTTCTTGACAGAAAACTTTCAATACTAAATGCTATTTGTTGGCGTGCTCAATATATGCAGGCAAGCGGAAAAGGACAAGAAGCAATTGAATTTATGAAATCAACAATAGCAAACAATCAGACAAATGACCATCTTTTAGTTACACTTGCTAATATGTATTCCTACGAGGGCGAAAATAAAAAAGCAGTTGAAATGATTATTAGAGCAAGACAAATATTAATAAAAAATGGGGAAACAGAAAATAAAGAGAAAATGGACTTCCTGAATAAGAAGCAATCCCATTTCCAACAACTTGCAAACTGAAACTAAATGACACGAAACGCCCGAAAACAAAGCACTTCATCTAACATAAGATTTATGAAATAAAAAAAGGGGGGGGCGACCTGCCAGTATGAAGTTTCAAATATTTAATTACGTTTGTCGCGGGGCGAAAGAGACGAGCTTTTAATCCCCCCTTTTTTTTACTTCATAAATCTTTCAAACGTAGTTCGCAATTTTAATTAGGGTGCATTCGTCCTGTCAGTTTTCAGTCTTGCGAGCAAGAAGCGCCCTGGGACGTAAAAGTTTAAAAGGAAATTGTCGTTATCGCCAGCCATTCATTGAATCGGAAAGAATAAAACTTGTTTTAATGAATTCCGATTCAATGAATGGCAAAGTTCGGGGATAAAAACCGGAGTCACAACCGCATAAAATAGAATAAAATCAAAAGCTCCATTTTACCACTTACACACATGGAACCCGGGCGAATCTATCTGCAATCCTGACAAAAAAATCCACAGCGTCAATCGAAGATTAGCGCAATAGATTTTTATTAAAACTGCAGGAGCTAAAGGTTATTGAAGAAACCCATTAAAACTGCGAACAACAACCGTTTGCTGAAATGCCTCAAACAAGGTATCTTTCCATAGCGAAATACGGAAGATCGGCACTTCAGCAACCTTCCCATTAGCTGCTATTTAAACGCTCCGATGAAACAGTCTGCCAAAGTCAAATATTAGTCATACCACAAAGCATGATAGGAAAGTGGAAAGGTTCTTATAGATACAACTCCAAAAGAGTTAAGGAAATATTAGGTGTTGACAAAACAAACTTTGCAATTTCAATTGACACTTTTGAAAATAATCATTTCAAAGGTTCAGTTGAAGATGATTTAACAATGAAAGGAACACCAGGCATCGGAGAGATAGAGGGAACAATCTCGGGTGAAAAACTAAGTTTCGTAAAACGAATGCCTATAAAAGCTGTAATTGCATTGAACAATGACACAAAGACTTATGGCATGCATACGAATCCTGAAAAGAAGCATAAGCCAATTTATTATGAAGGTACATTTTCCCATGACAAGAAATCAGCAGAGGGCGTTTGGAAAATGAAAATGGGGTTTTCAATTTTCGGAAACTTTATAACATTATTGACTCAAAATGGTACATGGAATATGTTACGTGACGAATAAATCGAAAGATAAACTGCAGCTAACATCGCCTTACCGCCAGGCAAAAAAGTGTGTATCTTCGAATAACCCACGAAAGGCCCGGCGGTAAGGCTTGGACGTTAGCTGCAAGCAACTAGACAATCAAACAAGCAACTGTGGACATAAAGACAGCAAAACATATCGGACAACGACTAGCGATAAAGTCTGGACTCATTGGACTTTTGATTGCCTATATACTTTTCGCCATGGTGACTTACAGTTGGGACGAAAAATTAACAAAAGCCGTATTTTGGATTTTTGACATAGAGTTTTGGTATCATTTATTGTTTGGAGCTATTGGACTGTTAGCAATGGCTTATTTCTTCGGACAACTCGCAGGAGTTGAAATTTTAGTGAAACGAAAAAATGAACTTTGGACAGGCGTAAAGTATGGACTTATAACTTTATTAACTGGGACTTTGATTGGTAGTTCGGTAGGATTTATTCAAGAAGGAATTGACAACATTGGTGGTTTTAGTAATCCATTTTACGACTACTATTTCAAGCCAATGTATTGGGTGACAATGTTTGGAATAGTTCCCGTAATAATCGTTGGACTTTGGTTTGGCCGACAAATAAAAAGACAAGGACAGAAAATAGACGTGAAACAAAATGCCAGCCGCTAACAGCACATTTGCAATAGGCGGGGTTTCGTGCTCCGCAGACAGTTTAGTGGTAGCCAAAAGTTTTGCGCGCCGCATTAAGTTCAGTGGTAAAAATCCCGCCCATCGCAAATCTGCCAAACGTTACCCACCATTTTAAAAAATGAACGAGCGCTACTTTATATCAAGTAAAAAAGGAAAGATTAAAAGCATTTCTATTTATAAATATAATTTCACGACTGACCTTGATAAGCAGAATGACCAAAAGGTGAAATTCTGCAAATGGTTAAA
Above is a window of Bacteroidota bacterium DNA encoding:
- a CDS encoding protein kinase, with the translated sequence MTTRQLKIGETIVGEFKIRNIFGGEGKSGMGVVYLVSNRNYPNPFVLKTFQKAELNSLKRFRAEAETWVSIGIHPNIVKALFVDEINEQLFIAAEYIAPDEYNRNTITDYLKQGGISTQNIIKWIAQFCYGMDYAISKGLKSHRDIKPDNLMVDEEGNLKITDFGLSKFDNEFHQLNQIKLPKENLFNKIKQVFKKPEAEEPKVGLTNAGSFLGTILYASPEQILDSTKVDFRSDIYSFGIVLYQLLGAYPYSLKGKTTIEHYAIMHLTEPVIEINHPLSSIAYKCLSRNPNDRYQTFGEMILDLQRVATNLKLKVPQNKTQPDSSLRELYIQSLSFISLGDIDKAKQLINKYLEQDKEDSSAWSLKGRIEYQLGNIDEGIKATLLSYNLESYNSKTCNNLGIFYKEQNDLLNAIRYLTEAIDIDPNNTGALTNLAIAFEEKGNFSLASDLIVRAIQLAPDKKTLHFNAGNIAAGVSRQRHFEKAINILELLIKVDKDNTNNWFNLASNYWLTDQKEKAIKCFKVVEQRLPDDEQTLVSLVKLNGELGNYSEAISYCEKLLDRKLSILNAICWRAQYMQASGKGQEAIEFMKSTIANNQTNDHLLVTLANMYSYEGENKKAVEMIIRARQILIKNGETENKEKMDFLNKKQSHFQQLAN